Proteins from one Hemicordylus capensis ecotype Gifberg chromosome 7, rHemCap1.1.pri, whole genome shotgun sequence genomic window:
- the ATP1A3 gene encoding sodium/potassium-transporting ATPase subunit alpha-3: MGYGRSDSYRVATTQDKHDEKSSPKKGKMAKARDLDDLKKEVAMTEHKMSIEEVCRKYNTDCVQGLTHSKAQEILARDGPNALTPPPTTPEWVKFCRQLFGGFSILLWIGAILCFLAYGIQAGTEDDPANDNLYLGIVLAAVVIITGCFSYYQEAKSSKIMESFKNMVPQQALVIREGEKMQLNAEDVVVGDLVEVKGGDRVPADLRIISAHGCKVDNSSLTGESEPQTRSPDCTHDNPLETRNITFFSTNCVEGTARGVVVATGDRTVMGRIATLASGLEVGKTPIAREIEHFIQLITGVAVFLGVSFFVLSLILGYSWLEAVIFLIGIIVANVPEGLLATVTVCLTLTAKRMARKNCLVKNLEAVETLGSTSTICSDKTGTLTQNRMTVAHMWFDNQIHEADTTEDQSGTAFDKSSLTWVALSHIAGLCNRAVFKGGQENVPILKRDVAGDASESALLKCIELSSGSVKLMREKNKKVAEIPFNSTNKYQLSIHETEDPNDNRYLLVMKGAPERILDRCSTILFQGKEQTLDEEMKEAFQNAYLELGGLGERVLGFCHFYMPEEQYPKGFAFDCDDVNFTTENLCFVGLMSMIDPPRAAVPDAVGKCRSAGIKVIMVTGDHPITAKAIAKGVGIISEGNETVEDIAARLNIPVTQVNPRDAKACVIHGTDLKDMTAEQIDEILQNHTEIVFARTSPQQKLIIVEGCQRQGAIVAVTGDGVNDSPALKKADIGVAMGIAGSDVSKQAADMILLDDNFASIVTGVEEGRLIFDNLKKSIAYTLTSNIPEITPFLLFIMANIPLPLGTITILCIDLGTDMVPAISLAYEAAESDIMKRQPRNPRTDKLVNERLISMAYGQIGMIQALGGFFSYFVILAENGFLPSVLVGIRLNWDDRTVNDLEDSYGQQWTYEQRKVVEFTCHTAFFVSIVVVQWADLIICKTRRNSVFQQGMKNKILIFGLFEETALAAFLSYCPGMDVALRMYPLKPSWWFCAFPYSFLIFVYDEIRKLILRRNPGGWVEKETYY, from the exons GGTCTGACCCACAGCAAAGCCCAAGAGATCCTGGCCCGAGATGGCCCCAACGCActcaccccaccacccaccactccCGAATGGGTCAAGTTTTGCCGCCAGCTCTTTGGGGGCTTCTCCATCCTCTTGTGGATTGGCGCCATCCTCTGCTTCTTGGCCTATGGTATCCAGGCAGGGACTGAGGACGATCCAGCCAATGACAAC TTGTACCTTGGTATCGTCTTGGCCGCTGTCGTCATCATCACCGGCTGTTTCTCCTACTATCAAGAAGCCAAGAGCTCCAAGATCATGGAGTCTTTCAAGAACATGGTGCCCCAG CAAGCCCTGGTGATCCGGGAAGGTGAGAAGATGCAGCTCAATGCAGAAGACGTGGTGGTTGGGGACCTGGTGGAGGTGAAAGGAGGAGACAGAGTCCCAGCTGATCTCAGGATCATCTCCGCCCATGGCTGCAAG GTGGACAACTCCTCCTTGACTGGTGAATCGGAGCCACAGACCCGATCCCCAGATTGCACACATGACAATCCCCTGGAGACCAGGAATATCACTTTCTTCTCTACCAACTGCGTGGAAG GCACAGCACGTGGGGTCGTAGTTGCCACCGGAGACCGCACAGTGATGGGCCGAATTGCCACATTAGCCTCGGGCCTGGAGGTTGGCAAGACCCCCATTGCTAGAGAGATTGAACACTTCATCCAGCTGATCACAGGCGTGGCTGTCTTCTTGGGGGTCTCCTTCTTCGTCCTCTCCCTGATTCTGGGCTACTCCTGGCTAGAGGCTGTCATCTTCCTCATCGGCATCATTGTGGCCAACGTCCCTGAAGGGCTTCTGGCTACTGTCACC GTATGTCTGACCCTGACGGCCAAGCGCATGGCCCGCAAGAACTGCTTGGTGAAGAACTTGgaggctgtggagaccctgggcTCTACCTCCACCATCTGCTCAGACAAGACGGGGACCCTGACTCAGAACCGCATGACCGTCGCCCACATGTGGTTTGACAACCAGATCCATGAGGCCGATACCACCGAGGACCAGTCTG GCACGGCCTTTGACAAGAGCTCTCTCACCTGGGTAGCCCTGTCCCACATTGCAGGGCTTTGCAACCGAGCTGTCTTCAAGGGGGGTCAGGAGAATGTGCCCATCCTCAAG CGTGATGTGGCAGGAGACGCTTCTGAGTCAGCCCTTTTGAAATGCATTGAGCTCTCCTCTGGATCTGTCAAGCTCATGAGGGAGAAGAACAAGAAAGTGGCGGAGATCCCCTTCAACTCCACCAACAAATACCAG CTCTCTATCCACGAGACGGAGGATCCCAATGATAACCGCTACCTGCTGGTGATGAAAGGCGCACCCGAGCGCATCCTGGACCGATGCTCCACCATCCTGTTCCAGGGCAAAGAGCAGACCCTCGACGAGGAGATGAAAGAAGCTTTCCAGAATGCCTacttggagctgggaggccttGGCGAGAGGGTGCTGG GTTTCTGCCACTTCTACATGCCTGAGGAGCAGTACCCCAAAGGTTTTGCTTTTGACTGCGATGACGTCAACTTTACCACCGAGAACCTCTGCTTCGTCGGGCTCATGTCCATGATTGATCCACCCCGGGCTGCTGTGCCTGATGCTGTGGGAAAATGCCGAAGTGCTGGCATTAAG GTGATCATGGTAACAGGTGACCATCCCATCACAGCCAAGGCCATTGCCAAAGGTGTGGGCATTATCTCTGAGGGCAACGAGACGGTGGAAGACATTGCTGCTCGACTCAACATCCCCGTCACCCAGGTCAACCCAAG GGATGCCAAAGCCTGTGTGATCCATGGCACGGACTTGAAGGACATGACCGCAGAGCAGATAGATGAGATCCTACAGAACCACACAGAGATCGTCTTCGCTCGCACCTCCCCACAGCAGAAACTTATCATTGTGGAAGGCTGCCAGAGACAG GGTGCCATTGTGGCAGTAACAGGTGACGGAGTGAACGACTCCCCTGCCCTGAAGAAGGCTGACATTGGGGTAGCCATGGGCATTGCTGGCTCCGATGTCTCCAAGCAGGCTGCTGACATGATCTTGCTAGATGACAACTTTGCCTCTATTGTCACAGGAGTTGAAGAGG GACGCCTGATCTTTGACAATCTGAAGAAATCCATTGCCTACACCTTGACCAGCAACATCCCCGAGATCACCCCTTTCCTGCTCTTCATCATGGCCAACATCCCCCTGCCCCTGGGCACCATCACCATCCTCTGCATTGACTTGGGTACTGACATG GTGCCAGCCATCTCCTTAGCTTATGAAGCAGCGGAGAGTGACATCATGAAGCGACAGCCAAGAAACCCCAGGACTGACAAGCTGGTGAATGAGAGGCTGATCAGTATGGCTTATGGGCAAATtg GAATGATCCAGGCCCTGGGTGGTTTCTTCTCCTACTTTGTGATCCTGGCGGAGAATGGCTTTCTCCCATCTGTGCTGGTTGGAATCCGTCTGAATTGGGATGACCGGACAGTCAATGACCTGGAGGATTCATACGGGCAGCAGTGG ACCTACGAGCAGCGCAAAGTGGTGGAATTCACGTGCCACACGGCCTTCTTTGTCAGCATCGTGGTGGTGCAGTGGGCCGACTTGATCATCTGTAAAACCCGAAGGAATTCCGTCTTCCAGCAGGGCATGAA aaACAAGATCCTTATTTTTGGTCTCTTtgaggagactgccttggccgccTTCCTGTCCTATTGTCCTGGCATGGATGTGGCACTGAGAATGTATCCCTTGAA GCCTAGCTGGTGGTTCTGCGCCTTCCCATACAGTTTCCTTATTTTTGTGTATGATGAAATCCGTAAACTCATACTGCGCCGTAATCCAGGAG GTTGGGTGGAGAAGGAAACCTACTACTGA